In a genomic window of Desulfovibrio inopinatus DSM 10711:
- a CDS encoding (deoxy)nucleoside triphosphate pyrophosphohydrolase: protein MSSSSRYIDVVAGVLWRHGEILAVTRPPGKSQAGAWEFPGGKVEPGEALSTALCRELHEELGIAVDTFAFWREITHCYAHVAVRLHFFHVHAFTGEPQALEGQKLCWKRPRQLPLLPFLEADRAVVALLADEFGDIGKDGKRRNRP from the coding sequence ATGTCATCGTCTTCTCGGTATATCGATGTCGTTGCAGGGGTGTTGTGGCGTCATGGAGAGATTCTTGCGGTGACTCGTCCCCCCGGAAAATCGCAGGCTGGAGCATGGGAATTCCCCGGTGGAAAGGTGGAACCGGGTGAAGCGCTTTCCACTGCATTGTGTCGCGAATTACATGAAGAGCTCGGTATTGCTGTAGATACGTTTGCCTTTTGGCGAGAAATAACGCATTGCTATGCCCACGTAGCGGTTCGCCTGCATTTTTTTCACGTTCATGCGTTCACGGGAGAACCCCAAGCGCTTGAAGGACAGAAACTCTGCTGGAAACGTCCACGACAGTTACCGCTGTTGCCGTTTCTTGAAGCCGACCGGGCCGTTGTCGCACTGCTTGCGGACGAGTTCGGCGATATCGGAAAAGACGGAAAAAGACGAAATCGGCCGTAG
- a CDS encoding tetratricopeptide repeat protein, whose translation MRDYSLQFNTVLLLSDKEEHLRLDRTSIKMFAPRQVVALTSATEAIDFLNSQTADMVLLDTMLEDMDGIKLLKLLRQNMKLKRTPVVMVTNEGHKHKVLDAITAGCDGYILRPYSLETYKRHLSWALQIDRINEIEEEQLSDARELLKLGEYDDAIEAFEEIVSEHNEAQQFYDLGCRMLVEQNYGQAIVAFKKAIKINDLYADAYKGLAEAYMAKSDTENYRYYLQKASEIFAEFNRLEEAKEAFVDILKYDNKTPNPFNSLGVKLRRLGDLPGALHAYQQALQLTPDDENIYYNIAKAYYILGDLQNSNVHITRCLEMNSHFEEAKVLFKKIFGMDWAPSTHRPDESRRCSKTASQSRKDI comes from the coding sequence ATGCGAGATTATTCGTTACAGTTTAATACCGTCTTACTCTTGAGTGACAAAGAAGAGCATTTACGTCTTGATCGCACGAGTATCAAAATGTTTGCTCCTCGACAGGTTGTCGCATTGACGAGTGCAACAGAGGCTATTGATTTTCTCAATAGCCAAACAGCTGATATGGTTTTGCTTGATACCATGTTGGAAGACATGGATGGAATTAAGTTGCTGAAGCTGCTTCGTCAAAACATGAAACTCAAACGTACTCCTGTCGTTATGGTGACGAATGAGGGACACAAGCATAAAGTCCTGGACGCCATTACAGCTGGCTGTGATGGGTATATTCTCCGACCATATTCTCTTGAGACGTACAAGCGTCACCTTTCATGGGCATTGCAAATCGATCGCATCAACGAAATTGAGGAAGAGCAGCTCAGCGATGCTCGAGAACTGTTAAAACTTGGTGAATACGATGATGCCATTGAAGCGTTCGAAGAAATTGTCTCCGAACACAATGAAGCCCAGCAGTTCTACGACTTAGGATGCAGAATGTTGGTAGAGCAAAATTATGGACAAGCAATTGTAGCATTTAAAAAAGCTATTAAAATAAATGATTTATATGCTGATGCCTATAAAGGGCTTGCAGAGGCATATATGGCAAAAAGCGATACGGAAAATTATCGCTACTATTTGCAGAAAGCTTCAGAGATTTTTGCCGAATTCAACCGCTTAGAGGAAGCCAAAGAAGCGTTTGTCGATATTCTCAAATACGATAATAAAACACCGAATCCATTCAATTCATTAGGAGTTAAGCTCAGGCGACTTGGCGACCTTCCCGGTGCGCTCCACGCCTATCAGCAAGCACTACAGCTCACCCCGGACGACGAGAATATCTATTACAACATAGCCAAGGCATATTATATCCTTGGCGATTTGCAGAACTCCAACGTCCATATCACGCGATGCCTGGAGATGAATTCTCATTTTGAAGAGGCCAAGGTATTGTTTAAAAAAATATTTGGAATGGATTGGGCGCCAAGCACCCATCGACCAGATGAGTCTCGGAGGTGTTCAAAGACGGCGTCACAGTCCCGGAAAGATATTTAG
- a CDS encoding motility protein A, whose protein sequence is MNVATVIGIFFGISILATATYFSTDNVRVFLNLPGVAIVLGGTLASTFICFPLKEVMRVSSTFLMALKREELPIGNYIDAIVSIAREASSKGKVHLEKSLPGIENEFLKHALQMLVDGYSADEIKEILDTRIEQTYEQEISSASIYRTMANLSPAYGIIGTLIGLIGMMQSMGSDISNIGPQMAVALTTTLYGILFANMLFLPIAIKVEKRIDERVLLMHVIRDGVLFIKDKTPAAIVLDKLRAYLPPRRWASIENKK, encoded by the coding sequence GTGAACGTCGCGACCGTCATCGGCATTTTTTTCGGTATAAGCATTCTTGCAACTGCCACCTATTTTTCAACTGACAATGTCCGTGTCTTTTTAAATTTGCCCGGGGTGGCCATTGTGCTCGGTGGAACGCTTGCGTCCACGTTTATCTGCTTCCCTCTCAAGGAAGTGATGCGCGTTTCAAGCACATTTCTCATGGCACTCAAACGTGAAGAACTTCCCATCGGAAATTATATCGACGCAATTGTTTCTATTGCACGGGAGGCGTCATCCAAGGGCAAAGTTCACTTGGAAAAAAGCCTTCCCGGCATTGAGAACGAATTTTTGAAACATGCCCTACAAATGCTCGTCGATGGATATAGCGCCGATGAGATCAAAGAAATTCTCGATACTCGCATAGAACAAACCTATGAGCAGGAAATTTCGTCTGCAAGCATTTACCGAACCATGGCCAACTTATCCCCGGCGTATGGAATCATCGGGACGCTCATCGGACTTATCGGTATGATGCAGTCCATGGGGAGCGACATCAGCAATATCGGCCCACAAATGGCCGTTGCCCTGACAACAACATTGTACGGCATCCTCTTTGCCAATATGCTCTTCTTGCCTATCGCCATCAAAGTGGAAAAACGCATTGATGAACGCGTGTTACTCATGCATGTCATTCGTGACGGTGTGCTTTTTATTAAAGACAAGACTCCGGCAGCCATTGTTCTCGATAAGCTGAGGGCCTACTTGCCTCCAAGGCGTTGGGCATCCATCGAAAATAAAAAATAG
- the abc-f gene encoding ribosomal protection-like ABC-F family protein produces the protein MAKISIQSLTKSFGGRDVLRDFSLEIAAGSRVSVVGPNGCGKSTLLRLIAGESEADAGRISLSAGARLGYVVQELTEKDLETNLCDFVLSGLPSWSTFWEKWHKAVAAKDERTLAALSEEQTRLETMLGYNPEHRAMAILNGLGFEDKTKAEPVRHLSGGWRERAKLARVLVAGADILLLDEPTNHLDLEAVEWLEQYLLCYKGVLVFVAHDRIFLDRIGTSTLFLGEERPIYRSGNLTEFLAWRKETEEQRMREAANLEARIKRQMMFVDRFRYKATKARQAQSKLKNAERLGEELAKMQEAATKAPKTLAFRLPQPRRSDKTVLSVAELEFGFEPTKPLWSNFGFNLYRGQKVALVGKNGAGKTTLLKLISGHLKPWSGQIRMGSNTDMAYFSQHQTEILNTEATVMSEIKRLSDPKTTHEELCSVLGLFLLGESFFERRVASLSGGEKSRLVLASLFLSRSNFFVMDEPTNHLDLESREGLVQALLDFEGTILFVAHDRYLLSEVAEEVWAISPHGVDVHLGGFADYERALKEEAAGACSLADDGQNTATDSGRPGGRKDDKERKRRIAEERNAIYRQLKPLRSEYEKLEVRLETVLAEQTSMEEIMADPDTYADAARFTELSKSYHALGEESEQLLERMDALESDMKRLEMQREALGAE, from the coding sequence ATGGCCAAAATTAGTATTCAATCCCTGACAAAAAGCTTTGGCGGCCGTGATGTCCTGCGCGACTTTAGCCTGGAGATCGCGGCTGGTTCTCGCGTGAGTGTTGTTGGACCGAATGGTTGCGGAAAAAGTACACTCTTGCGGCTTATTGCCGGGGAATCTGAAGCCGATGCCGGCCGAATCAGCCTTTCGGCCGGTGCTCGGCTTGGGTATGTTGTTCAGGAACTGACGGAAAAAGATCTTGAAACGAATTTGTGCGATTTCGTCCTGTCCGGTCTTCCCTCATGGAGTACCTTTTGGGAAAAGTGGCATAAAGCCGTGGCTGCCAAGGATGAACGGACATTAGCAGCCTTATCGGAAGAACAAACGCGGCTGGAAACAATGCTTGGGTACAATCCCGAACATCGTGCCATGGCCATTCTGAACGGGTTGGGATTTGAAGACAAAACCAAAGCCGAACCAGTACGGCATCTCAGTGGGGGATGGCGCGAACGGGCCAAGCTCGCTCGTGTTCTCGTTGCTGGAGCCGATATTCTCCTTCTTGACGAACCGACCAACCACCTTGATCTTGAAGCCGTGGAATGGTTGGAACAATACCTTTTGTGTTACAAAGGTGTCTTGGTCTTTGTTGCTCACGATCGAATCTTTTTGGATCGCATCGGAACGTCGACGTTATTTCTTGGAGAAGAAAGACCGATTTATCGTTCCGGGAATTTAACAGAATTTCTTGCCTGGAGAAAAGAGACCGAGGAGCAACGGATGCGTGAAGCCGCCAATCTGGAAGCACGTATCAAACGGCAAATGATGTTTGTCGATCGGTTTCGATACAAAGCAACCAAAGCTCGACAGGCACAAAGCAAGCTCAAAAATGCGGAACGCCTTGGCGAAGAACTTGCGAAAATGCAGGAAGCGGCAACGAAAGCACCAAAGACACTTGCATTTCGTTTGCCACAACCTCGACGTAGCGACAAAACAGTTTTATCCGTTGCCGAGCTTGAATTCGGCTTTGAACCCACAAAGCCACTCTGGTCGAATTTCGGATTCAATCTGTACCGTGGTCAGAAAGTGGCACTGGTTGGGAAAAACGGTGCCGGGAAAACAACACTGCTCAAACTCATTAGCGGACATCTGAAACCGTGGTCCGGACAAATTCGAATGGGTTCGAATACCGACATGGCGTATTTTAGCCAGCATCAGACGGAAATTCTCAATACAGAAGCCACGGTGATGTCGGAAATAAAACGCCTTTCCGACCCGAAGACCACGCATGAAGAACTCTGTTCAGTCCTCGGATTGTTTTTACTCGGCGAGTCTTTTTTTGAACGAAGAGTGGCGAGTTTGAGCGGAGGAGAAAAAAGCCGGCTTGTTCTGGCAAGTCTGTTCTTGTCCCGATCGAATTTTTTCGTCATGGACGAACCGACCAACCATCTCGACCTGGAAAGTCGTGAAGGGCTGGTGCAGGCGTTGCTGGATTTCGAAGGAACAATTTTATTTGTTGCTCACGATAGATACTTGTTGTCGGAAGTTGCTGAAGAAGTTTGGGCCATAAGCCCTCATGGAGTGGATGTTCATCTGGGTGGATTTGCCGATTATGAACGTGCGCTCAAGGAGGAAGCGGCTGGGGCCTGTTCCTTGGCTGACGATGGACAAAACACCGCGACCGATTCTGGGCGTCCTGGTGGACGCAAGGATGATAAAGAACGAAAACGTCGCATTGCCGAAGAGCGTAATGCTATATATCGTCAACTGAAACCACTGCGCTCGGAATATGAAAAGCTCGAAGTTCGTTTAGAAACCGTTCTTGCGGAACAAACATCGATGGAAGAGATTATGGCTGATCCGGATACATATGCCGATGCCGCCCGATTTACGGAACTGAGTAAATCGTATCATGCGCTGGGAGAAGAGAGTGAACAACTCCTTGAGCGTATGGATGCACTTGAAAGCGATATGAAACGCCTGGAAATGCAACGGGAAGCCTTAGGAGCGGAGTGA
- a CDS encoding OmpA/MotB family protein yields MTKLSKLRKNHHDTGNWQLSLADMMTLLLCFFVILLSVSQFDPSRFEEVAQSMEKAMQKKKGQTTPTPQPQVKVTPTPIPVIQATNQFRAPISSKERMKSLPELKNELSRKLVSQKDVVEIHARRNVVAIDLRGSAFFNSASADLAKPAVNILKNIANSLVGLPYIITVEGHTDDAPITSWIYPSNWELSAARASRVARFLIESGIPKNHIKVLGLADTVPLVPNLDTNGVPIMENRARNRRVSILVSPQSVSQ; encoded by the coding sequence ATGACCAAACTGTCAAAATTGCGCAAAAATCATCATGATACCGGAAACTGGCAACTCAGTCTGGCTGACATGATGACGTTGCTTCTGTGTTTCTTTGTCATTTTACTCTCAGTTTCTCAGTTTGACCCTTCGCGTTTTGAAGAAGTCGCGCAATCGATGGAAAAGGCTATGCAGAAAAAAAAGGGGCAAACAACTCCAACACCACAACCGCAAGTCAAAGTCACGCCAACTCCAATTCCGGTTATTCAAGCAACTAACCAATTCAGAGCTCCTATTTCATCCAAGGAACGAATGAAGAGTTTGCCCGAATTAAAAAATGAACTTTCGCGCAAGCTCGTATCTCAGAAAGATGTTGTTGAAATTCATGCCCGCAGGAACGTTGTTGCTATTGATCTGCGTGGTTCGGCATTCTTCAATTCAGCGAGTGCAGACCTTGCCAAACCAGCCGTCAACATACTCAAAAATATCGCAAATTCACTTGTCGGTTTGCCATATATTATTACTGTTGAAGGCCATACCGATGATGCTCCGATTACATCGTGGATCTATCCCTCAAACTGGGAATTATCTGCGGCAAGAGCCAGTCGTGTCGCACGCTTTCTTATTGAAAGCGGGATCCCCAAAAACCATATCAAAGTTCTTGGATTAGCAGATACGGTTCCCCTTGTTCCCAACCTCGACACCAATGGCGTTCCTATTATGGAGAATCGGGCTCGCAATCGTCGTGTTTCCATCCTGGTCAGTCCTCAAAGCGTCTCGCAATAG
- a CDS encoding HD domain-containing protein: MNITDSLFSGEDMSCEFHGFVQRFDEYVEEFRQGSTEDIQHIELKYDHSLRVMKEATRILDSLPLSEEIRLLCRVAALYHDIGRFSQYRRFKTFKDSESINHGILGVSVLKKTHLLDMFDSRQRGYILSSIAMHNKRCVPPLSGHELETMVGVVRDADKLDIVSIMLEHFDPHGKKSDVVVLGVKDNPQRFTSCIVEQIQKKAIGEYSMMQYVNDFKLLLLSWVYDLNFAESSRIYLERGYLESLTDLLPKAPELGHLKSALVHDLQQQAAAA, translated from the coding sequence ATGAACATCACTGACTCGCTGTTCTCCGGTGAGGACATGTCTTGTGAGTTCCATGGATTCGTTCAACGATTTGATGAGTACGTTGAAGAGTTTCGTCAGGGATCGACGGAAGATATTCAACACATTGAACTGAAGTACGACCATTCTCTTCGTGTGATGAAAGAGGCGACGCGTATTCTTGATTCTTTGCCGTTGAGTGAAGAGATTCGTTTATTATGCCGTGTCGCAGCCTTGTATCACGACATTGGTCGCTTTTCTCAATATCGCCGTTTTAAAACTTTTAAGGATTCTGAATCGATAAATCATGGCATTCTTGGTGTTTCCGTTCTCAAAAAAACACATTTACTTGATATGTTCGATAGTCGCCAGCGTGGATATATTTTGTCTTCTATTGCCATGCACAACAAGCGTTGTGTTCCTCCCTTGTCCGGCCATGAACTGGAAACGATGGTAGGCGTTGTCAGAGATGCAGACAAACTTGATATCGTGAGTATCATGTTGGAGCATTTTGATCCTCACGGGAAAAAGAGTGATGTTGTCGTGCTTGGTGTGAAAGATAATCCACAGCGTTTTACATCCTGTATTGTGGAGCAAATTCAAAAGAAAGCGATTGGTGAGTACAGTATGATGCAGTATGTTAATGATTTTAAACTGCTGCTCTTGAGTTGGGTGTATGACCTTAATTTTGCGGAGAGCAGTCGAATATATCTTGAACGAGGATATTTGGAGAGCTTGACGGATTTGCTTCCCAAAGCCCCAGAATTAGGGCATCTGAAAAGTGCGCTTGTGCATGATCTTCAACAGCAAGCCGCAGCCGCGTAA
- a CDS encoding TIM44-like domain-containing protein, whose translation MKKHPLFITLQFHNFCSAFTGINDNAKSKSRNEKSSFNVKRSPFRSSMLPKAEKTSCISTSSLPQNAPGQHGFTGTGMLGSLLAGSFIGSWLSGGEFTGISIVDIVVAALVIFLLFKLFSRKRPQPPESPYETTDHIQENTTHEEKHSPPHSPQQPSQNVSPPLDPEKEADREGLETAYRVAESMWQHLETPQKRRPEDGTQMPAGFGSEQETTYDAHQSQTSINATGVKGFDEDDFLRGAKLFYAKLQEAWDRRNLEDIRPYTTNEVFQELSQQAKQDPKPGQTDVLLVKAKLINLEQKDGETQCAVQYDAMLREDPTQEATSNVKEIWHFVRSESAPGALWLLAGIEQA comes from the coding sequence ATGAAAAAACATCCCCTCTTTATTACTCTGCAGTTTCATAACTTCTGTTCTGCTTTTACTGGCATCAATGACAATGCCAAATCCAAATCACGGAACGAAAAGAGCTCTTTTAACGTGAAGCGCTCCCCGTTTCGTTCTTCGATGTTGCCCAAAGCGGAAAAAACGTCATGCATTTCAACTTCGAGCCTGCCTCAAAACGCTCCAGGTCAACACGGTTTCACGGGCACAGGGATGCTCGGAAGCCTGCTTGCTGGCAGCTTCATTGGGTCTTGGCTGTCCGGAGGGGAATTTACAGGAATAAGCATTGTGGACATCGTTGTTGCGGCGCTTGTTATATTCCTCCTTTTTAAACTGTTTTCCAGAAAACGGCCGCAGCCACCGGAATCTCCCTACGAGACAACAGACCATATCCAAGAAAACACGACGCACGAGGAGAAACATTCTCCACCCCACTCCCCGCAGCAGCCGAGCCAGAACGTTTCTCCACCTCTCGACCCGGAAAAAGAAGCAGACCGCGAAGGATTGGAAACAGCGTACCGTGTTGCCGAATCTATGTGGCAACACTTGGAAACGCCGCAAAAACGACGTCCTGAAGACGGTACTCAGATGCCGGCGGGATTTGGTTCCGAACAAGAAACAACATACGATGCTCATCAATCGCAGACATCGATCAATGCAACGGGTGTGAAGGGATTTGATGAAGATGATTTTTTGCGCGGAGCCAAACTCTTTTATGCCAAGCTCCAGGAAGCATGGGATAGACGGAACCTGGAAGACATCCGTCCATACACAACCAATGAAGTTTTCCAAGAACTCTCTCAACAGGCCAAACAAGATCCTAAGCCGGGTCAAACCGATGTACTTCTTGTTAAAGCCAAGTTGATCAACTTGGAACAAAAGGATGGGGAAACACAGTGTGCGGTACAATATGATGCCATGCTTCGTGAAGATCCAACACAAGAAGCAACAAGCAATGTGAAGGAAATATGGCATTTTGTCCGCAGTGAATCTGCTCCTGGGGCGCTTTGGTTACTTGCTGGAATTGAGCAAGCTTAG
- a CDS encoding aspartate-semialdehyde dehydrogenase, with amino-acid sequence MASELVVAVAGATGAVGREMLKTLEMRNFPATKVIPLASSRSVGKTVPYKGQELPVSELKEDSFQGVHLALFSAGGGTSKTFAPHAAKAGCIVVDNSSAWRMDPEVPLVVPEVNPDHLDNHKGIIANPNCSTIQMVVALKPIHDAARIKRVVVSTYQAVSGTGQKAIDELDGQVRAMYNNRDIPVNVYAHRIAFNCLPHIDRFLDDGYTFEEEKMMLETKKIMGDDSIRVTATTVRVPVFYGHSEAVNIETERKLTAAEARDILSKAPGIVVMDDPSNNEYPMALTAAGQDPVFVGRIREDRSLENGLDIWVVADNIRKGAALNAVQIAEILLQKKLLG; translated from the coding sequence ATGGCAAGCGAATTAGTGGTGGCAGTTGCCGGAGCCACGGGCGCTGTTGGCCGAGAAATGCTGAAGACGCTCGAAATGCGTAATTTCCCTGCAACGAAGGTTATTCCCCTGGCGTCTTCACGTTCAGTTGGTAAAACCGTCCCTTACAAAGGTCAGGAACTCCCTGTCTCCGAATTGAAAGAAGATTCCTTTCAGGGCGTTCACTTGGCTCTTTTTTCCGCCGGTGGAGGTACATCCAAAACCTTTGCTCCCCATGCTGCAAAAGCGGGTTGTATTGTTGTTGATAATTCAAGTGCGTGGCGCATGGATCCGGAAGTTCCCTTGGTTGTGCCCGAAGTGAACCCTGACCATCTCGATAACCACAAAGGTATCATTGCCAACCCCAATTGTTCGACCATTCAAATGGTGGTTGCACTGAAACCGATTCATGACGCTGCCCGCATCAAGCGCGTTGTTGTCTCGACCTACCAGGCCGTGTCCGGAACCGGGCAGAAAGCCATTGATGAACTCGATGGTCAGGTTCGTGCCATGTACAACAATCGCGATATCCCTGTGAATGTTTATGCGCATCGTATTGCATTCAACTGTTTGCCGCACATCGATCGTTTCCTCGACGATGGGTATACCTTTGAAGAAGAAAAGATGATGCTGGAAACGAAGAAAATCATGGGCGACGATAGCATCCGGGTCACAGCGACCACGGTGCGTGTCCCGGTATTTTACGGCCACAGCGAAGCGGTTAATATCGAAACAGAACGCAAATTGACGGCTGCTGAAGCACGTGACATTTTGTCCAAGGCTCCGGGCATTGTTGTCATGGACGACCCCAGCAATAATGAATACCCGATGGCGCTGACCGCTGCAGGGCAGGATCCGGTCTTTGTGGGTCGCATCCGCGAAGATCGCAGCCTGGAAAATGGACTCGACATCTGGGTTGTTGCCGACAATATTCGTAAGGGGGCAGCCTTGAATGCCGTCCAGATTGCTGAGATTCTTTTGCAAAAGAAACTTCTTGGATAA
- a CDS encoding aminotransferase class IV, with the protein MTTIVDSQTYLNRMLSLPRPGGDKVLAFYEHRVGCICKDPALMLLPLDDHLVHRGDGVFETLKYVGGRLYQLREHVERMERSARAIDLEPPCSFSELEEFIVELARAGEERTGLLRVLLGRGPGGFGIDPKECPTTSLYIAAYRYTPRAESIYTRGVSAIRASIPAKQTYLAKIKSIDYLPNVLMKKEANAKGADFPLCFDEKGFLAEGATENVCIVDADGVFVIPEMTNSLTGTTLMRALELASEDMDVRYHTISEEEIYAAREFIIFGTTADALSIVTYNGKPIGDGAPGPVSKGLRSKLKHDLVVNGLQIF; encoded by the coding sequence ATGACCACCATCGTCGACAGCCAGACCTATCTGAATCGCATGCTTTCCCTTCCCCGACCGGGAGGTGATAAGGTGTTAGCGTTTTACGAACATCGAGTGGGGTGTATTTGCAAGGATCCGGCACTCATGCTGCTCCCGTTGGACGACCACCTTGTTCACCGCGGGGATGGAGTGTTCGAAACGTTGAAATACGTTGGGGGGCGCCTCTATCAGTTGCGTGAACACGTGGAGCGCATGGAGCGGTCTGCACGAGCCATTGATCTTGAGCCGCCATGCTCCTTTTCAGAACTCGAAGAATTTATCGTCGAGCTTGCACGAGCTGGGGAAGAACGCACCGGACTTTTACGTGTCTTGCTGGGCAGGGGGCCCGGTGGATTCGGCATTGATCCCAAAGAATGTCCAACAACGAGTTTGTACATTGCGGCCTATCGATATACTCCTCGTGCGGAATCCATCTATACTCGTGGTGTGAGTGCTATTCGTGCCTCGATTCCAGCCAAACAAACCTATTTAGCCAAAATCAAATCTATTGATTACCTGCCTAATGTCCTCATGAAAAAAGAAGCCAACGCTAAGGGAGCGGATTTCCCGCTGTGCTTCGATGAAAAAGGTTTTTTGGCTGAAGGCGCAACCGAAAATGTCTGTATTGTGGATGCAGATGGTGTCTTTGTGATTCCGGAAATGACCAATTCGCTGACCGGCACAACGCTTATGCGTGCGCTGGAATTAGCTTCAGAGGATATGGACGTCCGCTATCATACTATATCGGAAGAAGAAATTTACGCTGCTCGGGAATTTATTATTTTTGGAACCACCGCCGATGCGTTGAGCATTGTAACATACAATGGAAAGCCCATCGGGGACGGTGCGCCTGGTCCCGTCAGTAAAGGCCTCCGATCAAAATTGAAGCACGACCTTGTGGTCAACGGATTACAGATATTTTGA
- a CDS encoding response regulator yields MRALVVEDDFTSRKLLQKILSPFGEVDIAVNGLEAIDAFKLALSEKRPYDLICMDIMMPEMDGQQALKQVRAIEKERDIAPSDEVKVVMTTALDDPKNVVEAYYKGGATSYVPKPIDKHMLLHLLRNLNIIE; encoded by the coding sequence ATGCGAGCCTTGGTCGTTGAAGACGATTTTACGAGTAGAAAGCTTTTACAAAAAATACTTTCTCCCTTCGGAGAAGTGGATATCGCCGTTAATGGGCTGGAAGCCATTGACGCGTTTAAGCTGGCTCTGTCCGAAAAGAGGCCATATGATCTTATTTGCATGGACATTATGATGCCTGAAATGGATGGCCAACAAGCCCTCAAACAAGTTCGGGCGATCGAAAAAGAGCGAGATATTGCGCCTTCAGACGAAGTCAAAGTTGTCATGACCACCGCGCTTGATGACCCCAAGAATGTGGTTGAGGCCTATTACAAAGGAGGTGCAACCTCCTATGTTCCCAAGCCGATCGACAAACATATGTTGCTTCATCTCCTGAGAAATCTGAATATTATCGAATAA
- a CDS encoding tetratricopeptide repeat protein: MSPSPSDHRTHEDEFVQIKGIFSKMSEQDCIPGQANTQSKLWFGKSIDADTVMLQELDANQTPTGTQIVKKRNDFFREFVLEPELGYKFLTQRVAQGDFYRKQQMHAEAQIEYQHVLKIDVENIRAMFGLGLVYLSMNQTGKGKYIFKRLVALDESFEEQHKHLFNEFGIGLRKKGLYNEALEYYSRAFALSPDDEHLCLNMARASFEKGAFDDAFLHLKKSCELNPHFEQAKMFVSYLKKAGHAPTDPELANFFGIRPRKRRTRQRTSRMD, from the coding sequence ATGTCTCCATCACCATCCGACCATCGCACTCACGAGGATGAATTCGTCCAAATTAAAGGGATCTTCTCAAAAATGTCGGAACAGGACTGCATACCAGGCCAAGCCAACACACAATCCAAGCTCTGGTTTGGAAAAAGTATTGATGCCGATACGGTAATGTTACAAGAACTTGATGCCAACCAGACACCGACCGGGACACAGATCGTCAAAAAGCGAAATGATTTTTTTAGAGAATTCGTGTTGGAACCCGAACTTGGTTACAAATTTCTCACTCAACGGGTTGCACAAGGTGATTTTTATCGCAAACAACAGATGCATGCCGAAGCACAGATTGAATATCAACATGTCCTCAAAATCGACGTCGAGAATATACGTGCCATGTTCGGCCTTGGGCTCGTGTATCTCTCGATGAACCAGACGGGGAAGGGAAAATATATCTTTAAACGTCTCGTCGCACTCGATGAGAGCTTTGAAGAACAACACAAGCATCTCTTCAATGAATTCGGCATTGGATTACGCAAAAAAGGCCTCTACAATGAAGCGCTTGAATATTACTCTCGGGCCTTCGCTTTAAGCCCCGATGATGAACATCTCTGTCTCAACATGGCTCGGGCCAGCTTTGAAAAAGGCGCGTTTGACGATGCCTTTCTTCATCTCAAAAAATCCTGCGAGCTGAATCCTCACTTTGAACAAGCCAAAATGTTTGTGTCCTACCTTAAAAAAGCGGGACATGCCCCAACTGACCCGGAACTCGCCAATTTTTTTGGAATTCGCCCACGAAAAAGACGAACTCGTCAACGAACATCGCGCATGGATTGA